The Thermus brockianus genome window below encodes:
- a CDS encoding substrate-binding domain-containing protein yields the protein MRKKKPTIHEVAARAGVGLGTVSRVLNNHPAVRPETRARVLRAMEELGYTPNPHARRIAGGRSYTVSVLLPFVATEFYRRLIEGIESVLLEKRYDLALFPILSEARLRRYLESHTLAYLTDGLILASYDLTEHFEGGKLPTDRPVVLVDTKNPRYDSVYLDNFLGGHMAGTYLARFPGAIFAVKVEEEPDRAFRHTVFAERMAGFLQALKEQRRPFPEDHLYTTRLSPEGGRLALRHFLEKSSPPLNVFAGADQVALGVMEEAERLGLTVGQEVRVLGFDGHPFAEEVGLSTIAQPVEAMGAKAAQLLLERMQGYAAPPREVRFEPLLIERASTGTPPAVPYVP from the coding sequence ATGAGAAAGAAGAAACCCACCATCCACGAGGTGGCCGCCCGGGCCGGCGTAGGCCTGGGCACGGTAAGCCGCGTGCTCAACAACCACCCTGCGGTGCGCCCGGAAACCCGGGCCCGGGTCCTAAGGGCCATGGAGGAACTGGGCTATACCCCCAACCCCCACGCCCGCAGGATCGCCGGGGGAAGGAGCTACACGGTCAGCGTCCTCCTCCCCTTCGTGGCCACGGAGTTCTACCGCAGGCTCATTGAGGGGATAGAGAGCGTCCTCCTGGAAAAGCGCTACGACCTGGCCCTTTTCCCCATCCTCTCCGAGGCCAGGCTCAGGCGCTATTTGGAGAGCCACACCCTGGCCTACCTCACGGACGGCCTCATCCTCGCCTCCTACGACCTCACGGAGCACTTTGAAGGGGGAAAGCTCCCCACGGACCGGCCCGTGGTCTTGGTGGACACCAAGAACCCCCGGTACGACTCGGTCTACCTGGACAACTTCCTGGGTGGGCACATGGCAGGCACGTACCTGGCCCGCTTCCCCGGGGCCATTTTCGCCGTGAAGGTGGAGGAGGAGCCCGACCGCGCCTTCCGCCACACGGTCTTCGCCGAACGCATGGCGGGCTTTTTGCAGGCGCTAAAGGAGCAGAGAAGGCCTTTCCCGGAGGACCACCTCTACACCACCCGCCTCTCCCCCGAAGGGGGGCGGCTTGCCCTCCGCCATTTCCTGGAAAAGAGCTCCCCGCCCCTCAACGTCTTCGCCGGGGCCGACCAGGTGGCCTTAGGGGTCATGGAGGAGGCGGAAAGGCTCGGCCTCACCGTGGGCCAGGAGGTTAGGGTCTTGGGGTTTGACGGCCACCCCTTCGCCGAGGAGGTGGGGCTTTCCACCATCGCCCAGCCCGTGGAGGCCATGGGGGCCAAGGCGGCGCAGCTTCTCCTGGAAAGGATGCAGGGCTACGCCGCTCCCCCCCGGGAGGTGCGCTTTGAGCCCCTCCTCATTGAAAGGGCCTCCACGGGAACCCCGCCCGCCGTACCCTACGTGCCCTAA
- the aroF gene encoding 3-deoxy-7-phosphoheptulonate synthase: MLIVMKRGHTEAELAEVVREIEKVGYRPHVSRGVETTLVGAIGRGPTPELMEHFRALPGVAEVIPISKPWKLASLEVQPFPTVLEFPTGKTGGGHVLVAAGPCGVESREQTLRAARYVKAHGAGMLRGGAFKPRTSPYAFQGLGVEGLKILAEARKETGLPVVTEVLSPEQVELVAEYADAFQIGARNAQNFPLLQAVGEARKPVLLKRGMSMTLEEFLMSAEYILSRGNMQVILVERGIRTFEKATRFTLDVSAVPVLKSWTHLPVWVDPSHPAGKRGWVIPLALAGLAAGADGLIVETHPEPEKALSDAAQQLHEHEFAELMAKVRRLVAALDKTLSAPTPA, encoded by the coding sequence ATGCTCATCGTGATGAAGCGGGGACACACGGAAGCGGAGCTGGCAGAGGTGGTGCGGGAGATTGAAAAGGTGGGCTACCGGCCCCACGTCTCCCGCGGGGTGGAGACCACCCTGGTGGGGGCCATCGGGCGGGGCCCGACGCCGGAGCTTATGGAGCATTTCCGAGCGCTCCCTGGCGTGGCGGAGGTCATCCCCATCTCCAAGCCTTGGAAGCTGGCGAGCCTCGAGGTCCAGCCCTTCCCCACCGTCCTGGAGTTCCCCACGGGGAAAACGGGGGGCGGGCACGTCCTGGTGGCGGCGGGCCCCTGCGGGGTGGAGTCCCGGGAACAGACCCTGAGGGCGGCCCGCTACGTGAAGGCCCACGGGGCAGGAATGCTCCGGGGTGGGGCCTTCAAGCCCCGCACGAGCCCCTACGCCTTCCAGGGCCTTGGGGTGGAAGGGCTGAAGATCCTGGCCGAGGCCCGCAAGGAAACGGGCCTCCCCGTGGTCACGGAGGTCCTTTCCCCGGAGCAGGTGGAACTCGTGGCGGAGTATGCCGACGCCTTCCAGATCGGGGCCCGCAACGCCCAGAACTTCCCCCTCCTCCAGGCGGTGGGGGAGGCGAGGAAGCCCGTCCTCCTCAAGCGGGGCATGAGCATGACCCTGGAGGAGTTCTTGATGAGCGCGGAGTACATTCTCTCCCGGGGGAACATGCAGGTCATCTTGGTGGAGCGGGGCATCCGCACCTTTGAGAAGGCCACCCGCTTCACCCTGGACGTCTCTGCCGTGCCCGTCCTCAAGAGCTGGACCCACCTCCCCGTCTGGGTGGACCCCTCCCACCCGGCGGGCAAGCGGGGATGGGTCATCCCCCTGGCCCTGGCGGGCCTCGCCGCCGGGGCGGACGGCCTCATCGTGGAGACCCACCCCGAGCCGGAAAAGGCCCTTTCCGACGCGGCCCAGCAGCTTCACGAGCACGAGTTCGCCGAGCTCATGGCCAAGGTGCGCCGCCTGGTGGCGGCCCTGGACAAGACCCTTTCCGCCCCCACCCCGGCATGA
- a CDS encoding YqhA family protein — MRLETLAHLIRWVMLLPVAGLLLGAFYFAWNAFTEALKALSHPLEEALPALVGAVDLALLAAVFLLFSLGLFELFIRPLALPMGNILAVESLSDLKAKLGQVIVMILVVKFFEKALDFKPQSALDFLLFSGGVALLAGALWLAKAKE, encoded by the coding sequence ATGCGCCTGGAAACCTTGGCCCACCTTATCCGCTGGGTCATGCTCCTGCCGGTGGCGGGGCTTCTCCTGGGTGCCTTCTACTTTGCCTGGAACGCCTTTACCGAAGCCCTAAAGGCCCTCTCCCACCCCCTAGAAGAGGCCCTCCCCGCCTTGGTGGGGGCGGTGGACCTGGCCCTTTTGGCCGCCGTCTTCCTCCTCTTTTCCCTAGGCCTTTTTGAGCTTTTCATCCGCCCCTTGGCGCTTCCCATGGGGAACATCCTGGCGGTGGAAAGCCTCTCGGACCTAAAGGCCAAGCTGGGCCAGGTGATCGTCATGATCCTGGTGGTGAAGTTCTTTGAGAAGGCGCTGGACTTCAAGCCGCAAAGCGCCCTGGACTTCCTCCTCTTCTCCGGGGGCGTAGCCCTTTTGGCGGGGGCGCTCTGGCTCGCCAAGGCCAAGGAGTAG
- a CDS encoding GGDEF domain-containing protein codes for MDRLGRLLYVAAWLGLPLGIGLQLYLYPPKALGFWWAYGAFALFFLFALSRGPKGAPRFLVHGLGAYLLFELGRAQGHGWALGYWAPALYLLAAFAYPVPWALAASGFWGGLLLLAPLLWGWERPYYAHFALSQPVLLALTLLLARFRELYGRARFWREQALTCPLTGLPNRRALEMALEREMARVERGAKPFSLVLLDLDDFKRVNDEKGHPEGDRLLKEVARYLVAHVRRGDLVGRFGGEEFAILLPETDPLQATRLAERLREGLRALGTTASFGVATYRGDLGELYRRADEALYRAKRTGKDRVVRYTEDQGSR; via the coding sequence ATGGACCGCCTGGGCCGCCTCCTCTACGTTGCCGCCTGGCTTGGCCTTCCCTTGGGGATTGGCCTCCAGCTTTACCTTTACCCGCCCAAGGCCCTAGGCTTCTGGTGGGCCTATGGCGCCTTCGCCCTCTTTTTCCTCTTCGCCCTAAGCCGAGGGCCCAAAGGGGCCCCCAGGTTCCTGGTCCACGGGCTTGGGGCCTACCTCCTCTTTGAGCTTGGGCGGGCCCAAGGGCACGGGTGGGCGTTGGGGTACTGGGCCCCCGCCCTCTACCTCCTGGCCGCCTTCGCCTACCCCGTGCCCTGGGCCCTGGCGGCCTCGGGCTTTTGGGGAGGGCTTCTCCTCCTTGCGCCCCTCCTTTGGGGATGGGAACGCCCTTACTACGCCCACTTTGCCCTGAGCCAGCCCGTCCTCCTGGCCCTTACCCTCCTTCTTGCCCGCTTTCGGGAGCTCTACGGCCGGGCGCGTTTCTGGCGGGAGCAGGCCCTCACCTGCCCCCTCACGGGGCTTCCCAACCGCCGGGCCTTGGAGATGGCCCTGGAGCGGGAGATGGCCCGGGTGGAGCGGGGGGCTAAGCCCTTTAGCCTCGTCCTCTTGGACCTGGACGACTTCAAGCGGGTGAACGACGAGAAGGGCCACCCCGAGGGGGACCGGCTCCTTAAGGAGGTGGCCCGTTACCTGGTGGCCCACGTGCGCCGGGGCGACCTGGTGGGGCGTTTTGGGGGAGAGGAGTTCGCCATCCTCCTGCCGGAGACAGACCCCCTCCAGGCCACCCGCCTGGCGGAGCGGCTTCGGGAGGGCCTCAGGGCCTTGGGCACCACGGCCAGCTTCGGCGTGGCCACCTACCGGGGGGACCTAGGGGAGCTCTACCGAAGGGCGGACGAGGCCCTTTACCGGGCCAAGCGGACAGGGAAGGACCGGGTGGTCCGGTACACGGAGGATCAGGGAAGCCGGTAG
- a CDS encoding L-threonylcarbamoyladenylate synthase encodes MVEVYQRELEEAARALREGGLVAFPTDTVFGVLARLEDEAACRRIYEVKGRPEEKPLQVLVADLESALKLAQLGPLEGRFLRLVEAFWPGGLTVVVPGRDIPSWISKDGSVGLRMPAHEVLRELLRRVGGYAAATSLNRSGEPPVRTAEEARAFAVDYVFPGEAGGLASSVVDLRTGEVLREGAIPKEALLPYLRDA; translated from the coding sequence ATGGTAGAAGTATACCAAAGGGAACTGGAGGAGGCGGCCCGCGCCCTACGGGAAGGCGGGCTTGTGGCCTTCCCCACCGACACCGTCTTCGGCGTCTTGGCCCGCCTGGAGGACGAGGCCGCTTGCCGCCGCATCTACGAGGTCAAGGGCCGGCCCGAGGAAAAGCCCTTACAGGTCCTGGTGGCGGACCTGGAAAGCGCCCTAAAGCTCGCCCAACTGGGCCCCCTGGAGGGCAGGTTCCTTCGCCTGGTGGAGGCCTTCTGGCCCGGGGGGCTCACCGTGGTGGTGCCTGGGCGGGACATCCCCTCCTGGATCAGCAAGGACGGCTCCGTGGGGCTCAGGATGCCGGCCCACGAGGTGCTCCGGGAGCTTTTGCGGCGGGTAGGGGGCTATGCCGCCGCCACCAGCTTGAACCGGAGCGGGGAGCCCCCGGTGCGCACGGCGGAGGAGGCACGCGCCTTCGCCGTGGACTACGTCTTCCCCGGGGAAGCGGGGGGGCTCGCCTCCAGCGTGGTGGACCTGCGCACGGGGGAGGTCCTGCGGGAAGGGGCCATCCCCAAGGAAGCCCTTCTCCCCTACCTAAGGGATGCTTAG
- the mqnE gene encoding aminofutalosine synthase MqnE yields MKGIKDPRLLPIAEKVEAGERLTFAEGLVLYETHDLPTLMRLANRVRERKHGHKTYFVHSIRVSQTNICYVGCTFCAFQRRFGEEGAWDWDVEEVVAWVKARYQPGLTEIHMTAGHHPKRPFQYYLDLVRALKESFPGVQVKAWTAAEIHHFSKIARLPYREVLQALKEAGLDAMPGGGAEIFAERVRKRIARAKVSAEGWLEIHRTAHELGLPTNATMLYGHIETLEERLDHMDRLRQLQDETGGFMSFIPLAFQPDGNQLARELGKREFTTGLDDLRNLAVARLYLDNIPHIKGYWATLTPELAQVSLDWGVTDIDGTLIEERIVHMAGSPTPEGLSKRELARIILAAGRIPVERDALYREVRVWDQVEA; encoded by the coding sequence GTGAAGGGGATTAAGGACCCCCGCCTCCTGCCCATCGCCGAAAAGGTGGAAGCCGGGGAGAGGCTCACCTTCGCCGAAGGGCTTGTCCTTTACGAAACCCACGACCTCCCCACCCTCATGCGCCTGGCCAACCGGGTGCGGGAGAGGAAGCACGGCCACAAGACCTACTTCGTCCACTCCATCCGCGTCTCCCAGACCAACATCTGCTACGTGGGCTGCACCTTCTGCGCCTTCCAAAGGCGTTTTGGCGAGGAAGGGGCCTGGGACTGGGACGTGGAGGAGGTGGTGGCCTGGGTTAAAGCCCGCTACCAGCCCGGCCTCACGGAAATCCACATGACCGCCGGCCACCACCCCAAAAGGCCTTTCCAGTACTACCTGGACCTGGTGCGGGCCCTGAAGGAAAGCTTCCCCGGCGTCCAGGTGAAGGCCTGGACGGCGGCGGAGATCCACCACTTTTCCAAAATCGCCCGCCTGCCCTACCGGGAGGTGCTCCAGGCCCTGAAGGAGGCGGGCCTGGACGCCATGCCGGGGGGCGGGGCAGAGATCTTCGCCGAGAGGGTGCGCAAGCGGATCGCCCGGGCCAAGGTGAGCGCCGAGGGCTGGCTGGAGATCCACCGCACCGCCCACGAGCTCGGCCTCCCCACCAACGCCACCATGCTCTACGGGCACATAGAAACCCTGGAGGAGCGCCTGGACCACATGGACCGTCTTAGGCAACTCCAGGACGAAACGGGCGGCTTCATGAGCTTCATCCCCCTGGCCTTCCAGCCCGACGGGAACCAGCTTGCCCGGGAGCTGGGCAAGCGGGAGTTCACCACGGGCCTGGACGACCTCAGGAACCTGGCGGTGGCCCGGCTTTACCTGGACAACATCCCCCACATCAAGGGGTACTGGGCCACCCTTACCCCCGAGCTCGCCCAGGTGTCCCTGGACTGGGGCGTCACCGACATTGACGGCACCCTCATTGAGGAGCGCATCGTGCACATGGCGGGAAGCCCCACCCCCGAAGGCCTCTCCAAGCGGGAGCTCGCCCGCATCATCCTGGCGGCGGGGAGGATCCCCGTGGAGCGGGACGCCCTTTACCGGGAGGTGCGGGTCTGGGACCAGGTGGAGGCCTGA
- a CDS encoding prephenate dehydrogenase: MNPLFGKVGIFGVGLLGGSVALGLKERFLAQEVHAYDQDPLALEKALFLGVADRVHAELGPWVGELSLGILAAPVGALPTLAEALGPLAHPESLWTDVGSVKGKVVAQLEGFLPHYLGGHPMAGSERAGVENAHAGLLQNAVWVLTPTAHTSPKAREGIRHLVEALGAYPLEIPPLLHDQLVARISHLPYLLAVALNRMVAQSPHKELLMFLAAGGFRDLTRVASGSPRMSRDMVVENKEALKEAIEELRAVLWELEGLLDEPEALLGVAEEAKRTRDSLPIVRRSLLPEMYDLVVQVPDRPGEIARIATALGEAGVNIKDIEVLTIREAAGALRLSFATREEREEARRVLTQAGYRLP, translated from the coding sequence ATGAACCCCCTCTTCGGCAAGGTGGGCATCTTCGGCGTGGGCCTCCTGGGGGGAAGTGTGGCCTTAGGGCTTAAGGAGCGCTTCCTCGCCCAGGAGGTGCACGCCTACGACCAAGACCCCCTGGCCCTGGAAAAGGCCCTCTTCCTGGGGGTGGCGGACCGGGTGCATGCGGAGCTGGGGCCTTGGGTAGGGGAGCTTTCCCTGGGCATCCTCGCCGCCCCCGTGGGGGCCCTGCCCACCCTCGCCGAGGCCCTAGGCCCCTTGGCCCATCCCGAAAGCCTCTGGACGGACGTGGGGAGCGTGAAGGGCAAGGTGGTGGCCCAGCTGGAGGGGTTTCTTCCCCACTACCTGGGCGGCCACCCCATGGCGGGCAGCGAGCGGGCCGGGGTAGAAAACGCCCACGCCGGGCTTTTGCAAAACGCCGTCTGGGTCCTCACCCCCACGGCCCACACGAGCCCCAAGGCCCGGGAGGGCATCCGGCACCTGGTGGAGGCCCTAGGGGCTTACCCCTTGGAAATACCTCCCCTCCTCCACGACCAGCTGGTGGCCCGCATCTCCCACCTTCCCTACCTCCTGGCCGTGGCCTTAAACCGCATGGTGGCGCAAAGCCCCCACAAGGAGCTCCTCATGTTCCTGGCCGCCGGGGGTTTCCGCGACCTCACCCGGGTGGCCTCGGGAAGCCCCAGGATGAGCCGGGACATGGTGGTGGAGAACAAGGAGGCCTTGAAGGAGGCCATAGAGGAGCTAAGGGCGGTGCTTTGGGAACTGGAAGGCCTTCTAGACGAACCTGAGGCCCTTCTAGGGGTAGCGGAAGAGGCCAAGCGCACCCGGGATAGCCTCCCCATCGTGCGGCGAAGCCTCCTCCCCGAGATGTACGACCTGGTGGTCCAGGTGCCGGACCGCCCCGGGGAGATCGCCCGCATCGCCACCGCCTTGGGAGAGGCGGGGGTGAACATCAAGGACATAGAGGTCCTCACCATCCGGGAGGCGGCGGGGGCCTTGCGCCTCTCCTTCGCCACCCGGGAGGAGCGGGAGGAGGCCAGGCGGGTCCTAACCCAGGCGGGCTACCGGCTTCCCTGA
- a CDS encoding VOC family protein, with amino-acid sequence MPFPRRLLSLALRVRDLGAALGFYRDLLGLEVEADPPHYRLFPNGRGFYLELLHDPGAPLRPYPSVGLYHFALLLPDRKALAGVFRRLLEAGAHWEGAADHGVSEALYFRDPEGNGLELYRDRPQGEWPKGPLMFTLPLNLERLLAENPKATSLPPETLLGHLHLHVGSLEAAEAFFAGKLGMAVTLRTYPGALFFAWDGYHHHLGTNTWAGKRQAPEGATGLLAYTLLDPFGREETLLDPVGARVRLTGRGDAP; translated from the coding sequence ATGCCCTTTCCCAGGCGGCTCCTTTCCTTGGCCCTAAGGGTGCGGGACCTAGGGGCCGCCTTGGGGTTTTACCGGGACCTTTTGGGGCTAGAGGTGGAGGCGGACCCGCCCCATTACCGCCTTTTCCCCAATGGAAGGGGGTTTTACCTGGAGCTTCTCCACGACCCTGGGGCCCCCTTAAGGCCCTACCCCTCGGTGGGGCTCTACCACTTCGCCCTCCTTCTCCCCGACCGCAAGGCCCTGGCCGGGGTCTTCCGGAGGCTCCTCGAGGCGGGGGCCCACTGGGAAGGGGCGGCGGACCACGGGGTTTCCGAGGCCCTCTACTTCCGCGACCCCGAGGGGAACGGCCTGGAACTCTACCGGGACCGCCCCCAAGGGGAATGGCCCAAGGGGCCCCTCATGTTCACCCTCCCCCTGAACCTGGAAAGGCTCCTTGCGGAAAACCCCAAGGCCACCTCCTTACCCCCGGAAACCCTCCTCGGCCACCTCCACCTGCACGTGGGAAGCCTCGAGGCGGCGGAGGCCTTCTTCGCCGGGAAACTGGGCATGGCGGTCACCCTACGCACCTACCCCGGGGCCCTCTTCTTCGCCTGGGATGGGTACCACCACCACCTGGGGACGAACACCTGGGCGGGAAAGCGCCAAGCCCCGGAAGGGGCCACGGGGCTTCTCGCCTACACCCTCCTGGACCCCTTTGGGCGGGAGGAAACCCTCTTGGACCCCGTGGGGGCGCGGGTGCGCTTGACAGGCCGAGGGGATGCCCCCTAA
- a CDS encoding YceI family protein produces MRWNLDPTHTSVEFAVRHMMIATVKGTLNLKEGYVETDESGKPLRVEARLDAKSIHTGVADRDNHLRSPDFLDVENHPEIVFKSERITPLGEGRYRVEGEVTLRGVTRPLAFEVETHGPAKDPWGNERIAAHFEGKLNRKDFGLTWNVPLEMGGVLVGEEVRFSVDTEAVKAKEAVAQ; encoded by the coding sequence ATGCGTTGGAACCTAGACCCCACCCACACCAGCGTGGAGTTCGCCGTGCGGCATATGATGATCGCCACGGTCAAGGGCACCCTTAACCTCAAGGAAGGGTACGTGGAGACGGACGAAAGCGGCAAGCCCCTCCGGGTGGAGGCCCGCCTGGACGCCAAGAGCATCCACACCGGGGTGGCGGACCGGGACAACCACCTGCGCTCCCCGGACTTCCTGGACGTGGAAAACCACCCCGAAATCGTCTTCAAAAGCGAGCGCATCACCCCCTTGGGAGAAGGGCGTTACCGGGTGGAGGGGGAGGTAACCCTCCGGGGCGTGACCCGGCCCCTGGCCTTTGAGGTGGAGACCCATGGCCCCGCCAAGGACCCCTGGGGCAACGAGCGCATCGCCGCCCACTTTGAGGGGAAGCTGAACCGCAAGGACTTCGGCCTTACCTGGAACGTGCCCCTGGAGATGGGCGGGGTGCTGGTGGGGGAAGAGGTGCGCTTTAGCGTGGACACGGAGGCGGTGAAGGCGAAAGAAGCGGTGGCCCAGTAA
- a CDS encoding menaquinone biosynthesis protein, with protein MAYVLGVPLYANTAPLYHFLEANGFALRHGVPAELNRMVLSGEVGLSLVSSYFYLKHQDALGLLPDFSVAVLGRVYSVNLFHKVPLRALRRVALTTESATSIELLKLLLREKGLNPAYAQAGGGLELLEDHDGVLLIGDRAIKAYAGLLKELPETPHALPTRFGEVEVVDLSALWFQRTRLPFVFAVWAYRRENPPPKALVQALRRARREGLGRLKEVAEAEGKRLGVNPLLLQHYLWNFRYHLEEPDRLGLKAFAEALGLPFRPLYYPE; from the coding sequence ATGGCCTACGTCCTGGGGGTGCCCCTTTACGCCAACACCGCCCCCCTCTACCACTTCCTAGAAGCGAACGGGTTTGCCCTCCGCCACGGGGTGCCGGCGGAGCTCAACCGCATGGTGCTCTCGGGGGAGGTGGGGCTTTCCTTGGTTTCCAGCTACTTCTACCTGAAGCACCAAGACGCCCTGGGCCTCCTTCCCGACTTCTCCGTGGCCGTGCTGGGACGGGTTTACTCCGTGAACCTCTTCCACAAGGTGCCCCTAAGGGCCCTGAGGCGGGTCGCCCTCACCACGGAAAGCGCCACCAGCATAGAGCTCCTCAAGCTCCTCCTCCGGGAAAAGGGGCTAAACCCCGCCTACGCCCAAGCGGGTGGGGGCTTAGAGCTCCTGGAAGACCACGACGGCGTCCTCCTCATCGGGGACCGGGCGATTAAGGCCTACGCCGGCCTCCTAAAGGAGCTCCCCGAAACCCCCCACGCCCTCCCCACCCGCTTTGGGGAGGTGGAGGTGGTGGACCTCTCGGCCCTTTGGTTCCAAAGGACCCGCCTCCCCTTCGTCTTCGCCGTCTGGGCCTACCGCAGGGAAAACCCTCCCCCCAAAGCCCTGGTGCAGGCCCTCAGGCGGGCGCGGCGGGAGGGGCTGGGCCGGCTTAAGGAGGTGGCGGAGGCGGAGGGAAAGCGGCTTGGCGTAAACCCCCTCCTCCTCCAGCACTACCTCTGGAACTTTCGTTACCACCTGGAGGAGCCGGACCGTCTGGGCCTAAAGGCCTTCGCCGAGGCCTTGGGGCTTCCCTTCCGGCCGTTGTATTATCCCGAATAG
- the scpB gene encoding SMC-Scp complex subunit ScpB, which produces MLSLKAEILAVLFAAGRPVSLKELRALGHPEEGILRALKALEADLAEGHLGVALERVAGGWRLVVHERALPAVERVLKPSPPRLSKAALEVLALIAYHQPVARAELEAMRGKSVEGVLESLLERGLIRVVGEKEAPGRPKLYGTTERFLEVFGLESLEDLPPLEDGPPLLLRG; this is translated from the coding sequence ATGCTTAGCCTGAAGGCGGAAATCCTGGCCGTCCTCTTCGCCGCCGGGAGGCCCGTTAGCCTCAAGGAGCTTCGCGCTTTGGGCCATCCGGAGGAAGGTATCCTCCGGGCCCTAAAAGCCTTGGAGGCCGACCTGGCGGAAGGCCACCTGGGGGTGGCCCTGGAGCGGGTGGCCGGGGGTTGGCGGCTTGTGGTGCACGAGAGGGCACTTCCCGCCGTGGAGAGGGTGCTTAAGCCTAGCCCCCCTAGGCTCTCCAAGGCGGCCCTCGAGGTCCTCGCCCTCATCGCCTACCACCAGCCCGTGGCCCGGGCGGAGCTGGAAGCCATGCGGGGGAAGAGCGTGGAGGGTGTCTTGGAAAGCCTCCTGGAAAGGGGGCTTATCCGGGTGGTGGGGGAGAAGGAGGCCCCGGGCCGGCCCAAGCTCTACGGCACCACGGAGCGCTTCCTGGAGGTCTTCGGCCTGGAGAGCCTAGAGGACCTCCCGCCCCTCGAGGACGGCCCACCCCTCCTCCTCCGCGGCTAG
- a CDS encoding FAD-binding oxidoreductase yields the protein MGVWEAAKEELRRLLGFRALLSRPEKEVYRYDAIWVGEEPFAVALPRTREEVQALVRLARRYGLPLVPRGAGSGLSGGSVPLGEAIVVAFTRMDRLALDPATRTAWAEPGVTTARLSEAARPFGLFYPPDPASYRTSTLGGNLGENAGGPLCFKYGVTGDYLLALEFVDAFGEAHLLERKAYDLPGLLVGAEGTLGLITGARVRLVPIPQHRATLMAAFPEVEALAEAVSRAVALGAVPARLEFLDPACVDAVEDYLAMGLPRGHALLLVETDGDDAELVQEELSLLEETAKAHGAKVRRAQDEKEAEALWRARRAVSPALGRIRPKRVNEDIAVPRSTLPEVVREIRALGEAYGLIVVQFGHIGDGNLHPNILFDPRRESEEKVWELAHAIARVALRHGGVLSGEHGIGLMKRKFMAEAVDGETLEAFRQAKAALDPEGLLNPGKLLP from the coding sequence ATGGGGGTTTGGGAGGCGGCCAAGGAGGAGCTTAGGCGGCTATTGGGCTTTAGGGCGCTCCTTTCCCGGCCGGAAAAGGAGGTCTACCGCTACGACGCCATTTGGGTGGGGGAAGAGCCTTTCGCGGTGGCCCTCCCCAGGACCCGGGAGGAGGTGCAGGCCCTGGTGCGCCTCGCCCGCAGGTATGGGCTACCCCTCGTGCCCCGGGGGGCGGGAAGCGGGCTCTCCGGGGGCTCGGTGCCCCTGGGGGAGGCCATCGTGGTGGCCTTCACCCGCATGGACCGCCTGGCCCTGGACCCCGCGACCCGCACCGCCTGGGCCGAGCCCGGGGTGACCACGGCCCGGCTTTCCGAGGCGGCGAGGCCTTTTGGGCTCTTTTACCCCCCCGACCCCGCCTCCTACCGCACCAGCACCCTGGGGGGCAACCTGGGGGAGAACGCTGGGGGGCCCCTTTGCTTCAAGTATGGGGTCACGGGGGATTACCTTTTGGCCCTGGAGTTCGTGGACGCCTTTGGGGAGGCCCACCTCCTGGAAAGGAAGGCCTATGACCTCCCTGGCCTCCTGGTGGGGGCCGAGGGCACCTTGGGCCTCATCACCGGGGCCCGGGTGCGGCTTGTGCCCATTCCCCAGCACCGGGCCACCCTCATGGCGGCTTTCCCCGAGGTGGAGGCCTTGGCGGAGGCGGTTTCCCGGGCCGTTGCCCTGGGGGCGGTGCCGGCGAGGCTGGAGTTTTTGGACCCGGCTTGCGTGGACGCCGTGGAGGACTACCTGGCCATGGGCCTGCCCCGGGGGCACGCCTTGCTTTTGGTGGAGACGGACGGGGACGACGCCGAGCTCGTTCAGGAGGAGCTTTCTCTTTTGGAGGAAACCGCTAAGGCCCATGGGGCGAAGGTCCGGCGGGCCCAGGACGAGAAGGAGGCCGAGGCCCTGTGGCGGGCGAGGCGGGCGGTAAGCCCGGCCTTGGGAAGGATCCGGCCTAAGCGGGTGAACGAGGACATCGCCGTGCCCCGCTCCACCTTGCCCGAGGTGGTGCGGGAGATCCGGGCTTTGGGGGAGGCCTATGGCCTCATCGTGGTGCAGTTCGGCCACATCGGGGACGGCAACCTCCACCCCAACATCCTCTTTGACCCCAGGCGGGAGAGCGAGGAGAAGGTCTGGGAGCTCGCCCACGCCATCGCCCGGGTGGCCTTAAGGCATGGGGGGGTTCTTTCCGGCGAGCACGGGATTGGCCTCATGAAGCGGAAGTTCATGGCGGAAGCGGTGGACGGGGAGACCCTCGAGGCCTTCCGCCAGGCCAAGGCGGCCCTGGACCCCGAGGGGCTTTTGAACCCGGGCAAGCTTCTGCCATGA